Proteins encoded together in one Ciona intestinalis chromosome 1, KH, whole genome shotgun sequence window:
- the e(spl)/hairy-a gene encoding transcription factor protein (The RefSeq protein has 2 substitutions compared to this genomic sequence) — translation MPVERRMTEAELRRKTNKPIMEKKRRERINKCLEDLKSIVLTAVAEESRPNKLEKADILEMTVRYLKSLQQGKPIDAGILSLSRTSDYDDSDDDTKSSMTEYSQCDVTTMLNRSDVPLHFRTQFLGHLADKHNPVERKKPQHHPTQHYSAEFDRRPILMPGKPPHPYQIPLTPTLTFPPTPISPISSTSFIRRIPSPTSSDDDVTNHVTDCYSPPTPHTSSSDSGVWSSGSSPPSPIQGKPFNNQPNKPTTVWRPWGL, via the exons atgCCTGTTGAACGAAGAATGACTGAAGCCGAGTTACGGCGAAAG ACAAACAAACCAATTATGGAGAAGAAGCGACGCGAAcgaataaacaaatgtttggAAGATTTGAAGTCGATTGTTCTCACCGCCGTCGCTGAAGAG TCGCGACCAAACAAATTGGAAAAAGCTGATATTCTAGAAATGACGGTTCGATATTTGAAGTCGTTACAACAAGGCAAGCCTATTGATGCAG GTATCCTCTCTCTTTCACGCACCAGTGATTATGACGATTCTGATGACGACACAAAATCTTCAATGACCGAATACTCCcaatgtgacatcacaaccatgTTGAATCGTAGCGACGTTCCCTTGCATTTCCGCACGCAGTTCTTGGGACATCTAGCGGACAAACATAACCCGGTTGAACGCAAGAAACCGCAGCATCATTCTACGCAACATTACTCAGCAGAATTCGACCGTCGGCCCATTCTCATGCCCGGGAAACCCCCTCACCCCTACCAAATCCCACTTACCCCAACCCTAACGTTCCCACCAACCCCTATTTCACCTATATCATCTACGTCATTTATACGTCGTATACCCTCACCTACGTCATcggatgatgacgtcaccaaccACGTGACTGACTGCTACTCTCCCCCGACCCCCCACACCAGTAGTAGCGATTCCGGAGTTTGGTCCTCGGGTTCGAGTCCCCCTTCCCCCATTCAAGGGAAACCATTTAACAACCAACCCAACAAACCAACCACTGTGTGGCGCCCTTGGGGattatag
- the LOC100180211 gene encoding uncharacterized protein LOC100180211 → MLSYVTLGLMLIDVCVGRITPLVAPTEGEATYLQPVTWSCKRLRLQASAGWKNFASNGWPSRLCVRHSRCTWRITAPLGKKVRIAFRGLRLLADDPAHCGADYVEIIDIKLKKTQARFCGNQVPGDIVSKGRSLRIDFQGQQGCHPNKGFAISYTMTTARSGFYSTKSFDPPAPRTTTTRPRLSTELSTIANDSSGSDDKHVGLYIGLGLGCLAIIIIGFLVWKRIEVLKKRKRKEKESTVSTRSTDQDPRLPQNEIDPFERIASVCSHVPPSIVDNFSIPDSNYINCQPPPLPKSNNPNYRNTSYPPSEASMFDRRSIGVRSSRSRTSDVFSQSQCSELPRSPSRCGPPPLPERRGFQPRMEMLHEHDESGDHLMRTRTRSLIRDEQSQRIIVPDVTSPQLERTTSRREFDRRASLPSRRHVRERSSDFNREMSRVTTDGSFKRLSDNPSSRRSRRATIEPRNNHHYRRHRRLPRSHSNDAFKAGM, encoded by the exons ATGCTAAGTTACGTTACGTTAGGTTTGATGTTGATTGACGTTTGTGTTGGCCGTATAACGCCGTTGGTTGCTCCAACAGAAGGGGAGGCGACTTACCTGCAAcctgtaactt GGTCGTGCAAACGCTTACGTTTACAAGCATCAGCCGGTTGGAAGAATTTTGCGAGTAATGGTTGGCCGAGTAGGTTGTGTGTGAGACATTCAAGGTGCACGTGGAG GATCACCGCCCCCCTCGGCAAGAAAGTTCGCATCGCATTCAGGGGGTTGCGGTTGCTGGCGGACGACCCCGCCCATTGTGGGGCCGACTATGTTGAGATCATCGACATAAAGTTGAAGAAAACGCAAGCCAGGTTTTGTGGTAACCAAGTTCCCGGTGACATCGTGTCTAAAG GTCGCTCGCTTCGCATCGACTTCCAAGGCCAACAGGGCTGTCATCCAAACAAAGGATTCGCCATCAGCTACACGATGACCACAGCTCGATCGGGTTTTTACT CAACCAAATCGTTCGATCCACCCGCCCCCAGAACTACAACCACTCGTCCCCGGT TATCCACCGAGTTATCAACGATCGCCAACGACAGCAGCGGCAGCGATGACAAGCACGTTGGCTTATACATCGGGCTGGGGCTTGGATGTCTTGCCATCATTATCATTGGCTTCCTCGTGTGGAAGAGAATCGAGGTTTTAAAGAAGAGGAAACGAAAGGAGAAAGAGTCGACCGTGTCCACGAGGTCTACGGATCAAGACCCCCGTCTGCCACAA AACGAAATCGACCCCTTTGAACGCATCGCCTCCGTATGCTCCCATGTCCCCCCATCCATCGTGGACAACTTTAGTATCCCTGATTCCAACTACATCAACTGCCAACCACCCCCTCTACCTAAATCCAACAATCCCAACTACAGGAACACGTCTTACCCGCCAAGCGAGGCCAGCATGTTCGACCGCCGTTCAATCGGGGTTAGGAGTTCGCGCAGTAGAACGAGTGACGTCTTCAGTCAATCACAATGCTCAGAACTTCCAAGGAGCCCTAGTAGATGCGGTCCCCCGCCCCTCCCTGAGCGCCGAGGCTTCCAACCACGGATGGAGATGTTACACGAGCATGACGAGAGTGGAGATCATCTTATGAGGACGAGGACGCGAAGTTTAATACGTGATGAACAATCACAAAGGATTATTGTACcggatgtgacgtcaccacaGTTAGAAAGGACGACGTCACGaa GGGAATTTGATCGACGTGCGTCACTTCCTTCCCGCCGCCACGTGAGGGAAAGGTCGTCAGATTTTAACCGGGAGATGTCGCGCGTGACCACCGATGGTTCGTTCAAGAGACTTTCAGACAATCCTTCATCGCGTCGATCGCGGCGTGCAACAATAGAACCGAGGAACAATCATCATTATCGACGTCATAGACGCCTCCCGCGCTCGCATTCGAACGACGCTTTTAAAGCGGGaatgtaa
- the LOC100181739 gene encoding uncharacterized protein LOC100181739 yields MKVIVAGLYKTGTKSMKDALEVLDYDVWDVAEQLNHVGGVEQWEALMTYNGDATPMLKEMLSNCEAVTDGPAAVLAVEIYKAFPTCKVILCVRDNEDVWFESYKRNRDTLNNNFLLRLMRYISPTVSRRFEIMRLANDVISSGRFVNPLSSIMTYDISPLLCKRAYNAHIAYVTQQVPQSNLLTFNVKQGWEPLCNFLGKEEPQVEFPHTNRNAGNATTSGVYRHAMFSSVKSVRNRVAMEVTMAVCVAFAVVVPMFFVYLLK; encoded by the exons ATGAAAGTTATCGTGGCTGGTTTGTACAAGACAGGGACGAAGTCGATGAAAGACGCGTTAGAGGTGCTTGATTATGACGTATGGGATGTAGCGGAACAACTTAATCACGTGGGTGGGGTGGAACAATGGGAGGCATTGATGACGTATAATGGGGATGCGACGCCAATGCTCAAAGAG ATGTTGTCAAACTGTGAGGCGGTCACTGACGGGCCTGCCGCTGTGCTGGCTGTCGAAATCTACAAAGCTTTCCCTACGTGCAAG GTGATCTTGTGTGTGAGGGATAATGAGGATGTTTGGTTTGAAAGCTACAAACGTAACCGAGAT ACATTGAACAACAACTTCCTCCTTCGCTTGATGAGATATATCTCTCCAACTGTAAGCAGAAGGTTTGAGATCATGAGGTTggctaatgacgtcatatcctCTGGAAGGTTCGTCAACCCATTGTCaagcattatgacgtatgacATCAGTCCATTGTTATGTAAGCGTGCTTACAATGCCCATATTGCATACGTCACACAGCAAGTACCCCAATCGAACCTGCTAACTTTCAACGTCAAGCAAGGTTGGGAACCTCTTTGTAATTTCCTCGGGAAAGAGGAACCACAG GTTGAGTTTCCGCATACGAACCGCAACGCAGGCAACGCTACAACGTCCGGTGTTTACCGACACGCGATGTTTAGCTCGGTTAAGTCGGTACGGAACCGCGTGGCTATGGAAGTAACAATGGCTGTTTGTGTCGCATTCGCTGTTGTCGTTCCTATGTTCTTTGTGTAtcttttgaaataa
- the LOC100175526 gene encoding neurotrypsin-like isoform X1: MGVTKLWMVVLLLWLVCDVIYAGRQQGRGRQRNRENRRGGRGRRPPNVGRGPPTSGSRSTVDDIFSLFFGEDTSFSFSHTGNSFLWSIGGPTPTTPVAPTTPATPATTTTTTAASTATNDDITMNLPWRGKGSFTGDVRIDCRNKRGGCYKGGVQVFNREEGRWGNVCGAGWGKMDANVVCKYLKYKKGAKKHLRLRKAKLSVVGKRLSPMLRNIRCTGGEAKLTECDGEAMRDGEGCEGERFAGVVCQGKQTILEDDVTCSSSETRCANRKTCVTSQHVCDGTSDCPWGSDEENCGTTGVCDVDKFWCGAGGGGCVSRSFVCDGDRDCVNGTDEIGCVQYLRQFTWLRNAKLQLTAGDYNSGWRHVTPYTCAKKCREEKRFDCVSFDYHKDTKECDLTTHSSRNARLVRPREGNWDHYELKTPRRCPGFRCVTSWSCIPASQQCDGEVQCRDGSDERNCSDVGGGFTIRLASGVSSYEGHLEVKRAGEDFGLVCDIGWSMNEANVACRQLGFRGALMALSGQFFQRSHRAYMLSDVTCRGDEVTIDECRHSGWGVKDCPMDHEAGVVCIFGDVAIPTTTPTTTTTRGTTTAQRITTTATPRRTTATPPRCGVKPSTENHAIPRIVGGNFAQPNEWPWQVAIWLPWQFKCGGTLIDSCWVLTAAHCFSQQYDVSNYWIRLGDHQSTVVDGTEQDFKIERIIKHNFNTNTNDNDIALIELKRHNGRCARLNEVVKLACLPTSLNQFPGGTKCHIVGWGQTSFESATPYTRLLKEATIPLISRRDCLAQSVYGTRLSTNMFCAGYIRGGVDTCQGDSGGPLLCQANDGLYYVWGVVSWGNGCAQPRSPGVYTNVANYVGWITRNTGITFT, translated from the exons ATGGGTGTTACGAAACTATGGATGGTTGTGTTGCTATTGTGGttggtttgtgatgtcatatatgcAGGGAGGCAGCAAGGAAGAGgtag ACAAAGAAACCGTGAGAATAGACGTGGAGGTCGAGGAAGGCGACCGCCAAATGTGGGGAGGGGTCCGCCAACAAGCGGCAGTCGATCAACAGTAGATgatatattttctttgttcttcgGTGAAGATACTTCTTTCAGTTTCTCACATACGGGGAATTCCTTTCTATGGAGCATAGGTGGACCCACCCCAACAACCCCTGTTGCCCCTACCACCCCCGCAACCCccgcaacaacaacaacaacaactgccGCGTCCACAGCGACCAATGATGACATAACAATGAACCTACCATGGCGGGGCAAAGGAAGCTTTACG GGCGATGTTCGCATTGATTGTCGGAATAAGAGGGGTGGTTGTTACAAGGGTGGTGTTCAAGTATTTAACAGGGAGGAGGGTCGGTGGGGGAACGTGTGTGGGgcggggtggggtaagatggatgctAACGTCGTGTGTAAATACCTCAAGTATAA gaAAGGAGCAAAGAAACATCTTCGGCTTCGCAAAGCAAAGTTGTCAGTTGTTGGGAAAAGGTTATCACCGATGTTACGAAACATACGGTGTACGGGCGGTGAGGCGAAGTTAACCGAGTGTGACGGTGAAGCCATGCGTGACGGAGAGGGTTGTGAGGGGGAAAGATTCGCTGGGGTTGTTTGCCAGG GAAAACAAACGATCCTTGAAGATGACGTCACGTGCTCGAGTTCCGAAACACGATGCGCGAATCGTAAGAcgtgtgttacgtcacaacacgTATGCGATGGGACGAGTGATTGTCCTTGGGGTAGCGATGAAGAGAACTGTGGAACAactg GTGTTTGTGACGTGGATAAGTTCTGGTGTGGGGCCGGGGGAGGGGGGTGTGTTAGTCGAAGCTTTGTTTGCGATGGAGACAGAGATTGTGTGAACGGGACGGATGAGATTGGGTGTG TGCAATACCTGCGTCAGTTTACATGGCTACGAAACGCCAAGCTCCAATTAACCGCTGGTGACTACAACTCGGGTTGGCGCCATGTTACTCCATATACTTGTGCGAAGAAATGTAGAGAAGAAAAACGATTTGACTGCGTGTCGTTCGATTATCATAAG GATACAAAGGAGTGTGACCTCACAACGCATTCGAGTAGAAACGCTCGCTTGGTGCGCCCGAGAGAAGGGAACTGGGATCATTATGAACTTAAGACGCCTAGGA GGTGTCCTGGGTTTCGATGTGTTACGTCATGGTCGTGTATACCAGCATCCCAACAATGTGATGGAGAGGTTCAATGTAGGGACGGGTCGGATGAAAGAAACTGCA gtgacgTAGGAGGAGGATTTACCATCCGTCTGGCATCGGGGGTTTCCTCATATGAGGGTCATCTGGAGGTCAAGCGGGCTGGGGAGGACTTTGGGCTCGTGTGCGACATCGGGTGGTCGATGAATGAAGCGAACGTCGCGTGTAGACAATTGGGATTCAG AGGTGCATTGATGGCGCTAAGTGGTCAATTCTTTCAACGAAGTCATCGCGCGTATATgcttagtgacgtcacatgcagGGGTGATGAGGTCACTATAGATGAATGTCGTCATAGTGGGTGGGGGGTAAAAGATTGCCCAATGGACCATGAAGCTGGGGTGGTTTGTATAT TTGGTGACGTTGCTATTCCTACAACGAcgccaacaacaacaactacacGTGGAACAACTACAGCACAAAGAATAACAACAACAGCGACGCCACGACGTACAACAGCCACGCCACCAAGATGTGGCGTGAAGCCATCCACCGAAAACCACGCCATACCGCGTATAGTGGGTGGCAACTTTGCTCAACCCAATGAATGGCCATGGCAG GTAGCAATTTGGTTACCTTGGCAATTCAAATGTGGAGGgactttgattgacagttgttGGGTGTTGACGGCGGCTCACTGCTTCTC ACAGCAGTATGACGTCAGTAACTACTGGATACGCTTGGGTGACCACCAATCAACGGTCGTAGATGGCACAGAACAGGATTTCAAAATTGaaagaataattaaacataatttcaaCACAAACACAAACGACAACGACATTGCTTTGATTGAG TTGAAACGTCATAACGGCAGATGTGCTCGACTCAACGAAGTTGTGAAACTAGCTTGTCTACCAACGTCGTTGAACCAGTTTCCTGGTGGAACAAAATGTCATATAGTTGGTTGGGGACAAACGTCATTTGAGA GCGCCACACCTTACACGAGGTTGTTGAAAGAAGCGACCATCCCATTGATAAGTAGAAGGGACTGCCTTGCACAAAGTGTGTACGGCACAAGATTGTCCACTAACATGTTTTGTGCCGGTTATATAAGAGGAGGGGTGGATACGTGTCAAGGGGATTCGGGTGGCCCGCTCCTGTGCCAAGCAAACGATG GTTTATACTACGTGTGGGGTGTGGTTAGTTGGGGCAACGGTTGCGCCCAACCCAGGTCACCAGGTGTTTATACTAACGTTGCAAACTACGTTGGTTGGATCACAAGGAATACTGGAATAACATTCACTTAA
- the LOC100175526 gene encoding neurotrypsin-like isoform X2, which yields MGVTKLWMVVLLLWLVCDVIYAGRQQGRGRQRNRENRRGGRGRRPPNVGRGPPTSGSRSTVDDIFSLFFGEDTSFSFSHTGNSFLWSIGGPTPTTPVAPTTPATPATTTTTTAASTATNDDITMNLPWRGKGSFTGDVRIDCRNKRGGCYKGGVQVFNREEGRWGNVCGAGWGKMDANVVCKYLKYKKGAKKHLRLRKAKLSVVGKRLSPMLRNIRCTGGEAKLTECDGEAMRDGEGCEGERFAGVVCQGKQTILEDDVTCSSSETRCANRKTCVTSQHVCDGTSDCPWGSDEENCGTTGVCDVDKFWCGAGGGGCVSRSFVCDGDRDCVNGTDEIGCVQYLRQFTWLRNAKLQLTAGDYNSGWRHVTPYTCAKKCREEKRFDCVSFDYHKDTKECDLTTHSSRNARLVRPREGNWDHYELKTPRRCPGFRCVTSWSCIPASQQCDGEVQCRDGSDERNCSDVGGGFTIRLASGVSSYEGHLEVKRAGEDFGLVCDIGWSMNEANVACRQLGFRGALMALSGQFFQRSHRAYMLSDVTCRGDEVTIDECRHSGWGVKDCPMDHEAGVVCIFGDVAIPTTTPTTTTTRGTTTAQRITTTATPRRTTATPPRCGVKPSTENHAIPRIVGGNFAQPNEWPWQVAIWLPWQFKCGGTLIDSCWVLTAAHCFSQQYDVSNYWIRLGDHQSTVVDGTEQDFKIERIIKHNFNTNTNDNDIALIELKRHNGRCARLNEVVKLACLPTSLNQFPGGTKCHIVGWGQTSFESATPYTRLLKEATIPLISRRDCLAQSVYGTRLSTNMFCAGYIRGGVDTCQGDSGGPLLCQANDGLYYVWGVVSWGNGCAQPRSPGVYTNVANYVGWITRNTGITFT from the exons ATGGGTGTTACGAAACTATGGATGGTTGTGTTGCTATTGTGGttggtttgtgatgtcatatatgcAGGGAGGCAGCAAGGAAGAG GCAGACAAAGAAACCGTGAGAATAGACGTGGAGGTCGAGGAAGGCGACCGCCAAATGTGGGGAGGGGTCCGCCAACAAGCGGCAGTCGATCAACAGTAGATgatatattttctttgttcttcgGTGAAGATACTTCTTTCAGTTTCTCACATACGGGGAATTCCTTTCTATGGAGCATAGGTGGACCCACCCCAACAACCCCTGTTGCCCCTACCACCCCCGCAACCCccgcaacaacaacaacaacaactgccGCGTCCACAGCGACCAATGATGACATAACAATGAACCTACCATGGCGGGGCAAAGGAAGCTTTACG GGCGATGTTCGCATTGATTGTCGGAATAAGAGGGGTGGTTGTTACAAGGGTGGTGTTCAAGTATTTAACAGGGAGGAGGGTCGGTGGGGGAACGTGTGTGGGgcggggtggggtaagatggatgctAACGTCGTGTGTAAATACCTCAAGTATAA gaAAGGAGCAAAGAAACATCTTCGGCTTCGCAAAGCAAAGTTGTCAGTTGTTGGGAAAAGGTTATCACCGATGTTACGAAACATACGGTGTACGGGCGGTGAGGCGAAGTTAACCGAGTGTGACGGTGAAGCCATGCGTGACGGAGAGGGTTGTGAGGGGGAAAGATTCGCTGGGGTTGTTTGCCAGG GAAAACAAACGATCCTTGAAGATGACGTCACGTGCTCGAGTTCCGAAACACGATGCGCGAATCGTAAGAcgtgtgttacgtcacaacacgTATGCGATGGGACGAGTGATTGTCCTTGGGGTAGCGATGAAGAGAACTGTGGAACAactg GTGTTTGTGACGTGGATAAGTTCTGGTGTGGGGCCGGGGGAGGGGGGTGTGTTAGTCGAAGCTTTGTTTGCGATGGAGACAGAGATTGTGTGAACGGGACGGATGAGATTGGGTGTG TGCAATACCTGCGTCAGTTTACATGGCTACGAAACGCCAAGCTCCAATTAACCGCTGGTGACTACAACTCGGGTTGGCGCCATGTTACTCCATATACTTGTGCGAAGAAATGTAGAGAAGAAAAACGATTTGACTGCGTGTCGTTCGATTATCATAAG GATACAAAGGAGTGTGACCTCACAACGCATTCGAGTAGAAACGCTCGCTTGGTGCGCCCGAGAGAAGGGAACTGGGATCATTATGAACTTAAGACGCCTAGGA GGTGTCCTGGGTTTCGATGTGTTACGTCATGGTCGTGTATACCAGCATCCCAACAATGTGATGGAGAGGTTCAATGTAGGGACGGGTCGGATGAAAGAAACTGCA gtgacgTAGGAGGAGGATTTACCATCCGTCTGGCATCGGGGGTTTCCTCATATGAGGGTCATCTGGAGGTCAAGCGGGCTGGGGAGGACTTTGGGCTCGTGTGCGACATCGGGTGGTCGATGAATGAAGCGAACGTCGCGTGTAGACAATTGGGATTCAG AGGTGCATTGATGGCGCTAAGTGGTCAATTCTTTCAACGAAGTCATCGCGCGTATATgcttagtgacgtcacatgcagGGGTGATGAGGTCACTATAGATGAATGTCGTCATAGTGGGTGGGGGGTAAAAGATTGCCCAATGGACCATGAAGCTGGGGTGGTTTGTATAT TTGGTGACGTTGCTATTCCTACAACGAcgccaacaacaacaactacacGTGGAACAACTACAGCACAAAGAATAACAACAACAGCGACGCCACGACGTACAACAGCCACGCCACCAAGATGTGGCGTGAAGCCATCCACCGAAAACCACGCCATACCGCGTATAGTGGGTGGCAACTTTGCTCAACCCAATGAATGGCCATGGCAG GTAGCAATTTGGTTACCTTGGCAATTCAAATGTGGAGGgactttgattgacagttgttGGGTGTTGACGGCGGCTCACTGCTTCTC ACAGCAGTATGACGTCAGTAACTACTGGATACGCTTGGGTGACCACCAATCAACGGTCGTAGATGGCACAGAACAGGATTTCAAAATTGaaagaataattaaacataatttcaaCACAAACACAAACGACAACGACATTGCTTTGATTGAG TTGAAACGTCATAACGGCAGATGTGCTCGACTCAACGAAGTTGTGAAACTAGCTTGTCTACCAACGTCGTTGAACCAGTTTCCTGGTGGAACAAAATGTCATATAGTTGGTTGGGGACAAACGTCATTTGAGA GCGCCACACCTTACACGAGGTTGTTGAAAGAAGCGACCATCCCATTGATAAGTAGAAGGGACTGCCTTGCACAAAGTGTGTACGGCACAAGATTGTCCACTAACATGTTTTGTGCCGGTTATATAAGAGGAGGGGTGGATACGTGTCAAGGGGATTCGGGTGGCCCGCTCCTGTGCCAAGCAAACGATG GTTTATACTACGTGTGGGGTGTGGTTAGTTGGGGCAACGGTTGCGCCCAACCCAGGTCACCAGGTGTTTATACTAACGTTGCAAACTACGTTGGTTGGATCACAAGGAATACTGGAATAACATTCACTTAA
- the LOC104266792 gene encoding uncharacterized protein LOC104266792 isoform X1: MADGLSMSMGGRVASIYKQNTKRRRFTTVVNDIENKKLNFLKKQLESDRVVETNRMKKINNKVLNASDELKAFQVALLRRITAVNEVGVFEDRPLRNLGRYGGASIEQIKAESLKYKRIRDPEKRRKIKSKILMEQGKRDGRIKSFNPGDLGDLTESILKLTKAEMAQRKEHVASDVGNLDDVREADDDENEVISPPNPPQRRLVLPPLQVSKPFKPNENYYRKISADVRKRMAGHTNQHRVLEKIREEGKYPRPTPGVSPQLRHTDYPITSLRHYPNDHRQYSEASYEWDHRKAVGPVKMSKHLNDGQKFWNQTDSLLRHKHPRRVVLPRIV, from the exons ATGGCGGATGGCTTGTCAATGTCAATGGGTGGACGGGTGGCGAGCATCTATAAACAGAACACGAAACGGAGGAGATTTACAACCGTGGTCAACgatattgaaaacaaaaaattaaatttcttgAAGAAACAACTTGAAAGTGACCGAGTGGTTGAAacaaacagaatgaaaaa GATAAACAACAAGGTATTGAATGCGAGCGACGAGCTGAAAGCTTTCCAAGTAGCTTTACTTCGTCGCATCACAGCCGTCAACGAAGTGGGCGTGTTCGAGGATCGACCACTTCGTAACCTTGGTAGATATGGCGGGGCAAGCATTGAACAAATCAAAGCTGAAAGcttgaaatataaaagaatCCGCGACCCCGAAAAAAGAAGGAAAATAAAGTCGAAGATTTTGATGGAACAG GGTAAACGCGATGGAAGAATCAAATCGTTCAACCCTGGTGACCTTGGCGATCTTACCGAAAGTATTTTAAAg CTTACTAAAGCGGAAATGGCGCAACGAAAAGAACACGTGGCAAGTGACGTAGGCAACCTTGATGACGTCAGGGAGGCTGACGATGACGAAAATGAGGTCATT TCGCCCCCCAACCCCCCACAACGAAGGTTGGTACTCCCTCCACTACAAGTGTCAAAGCCATTCAAACCAAACGAAAATTATTATCGGAAAATATCGGCTGACGTCAGGAAACGCATGGCTGGTCACACCAATCAGCATCGAGTATTGGAAAAGATCAGAGAAGAAGGGAAAT ACCCCCGCCCCACGCCCGGTGTTTCCCCTCAACTGAGACACACCGACTACCCCATCACTTCATTACGTCATTATCCCAACGACCATAGACAGTACAGTGAGGCGAGTTACGAGTGGGACCATAGGAAAGCGGTGGGCCCGGTAAAGATGTCCAAACATCTGAACGACGGACAGAAGTTTTGGAACCAAACAGatagtttgttacgtcataaacaccCACGACGAGTGGTGTTACCGAGGATCGTGTAG
- the LOC104266792 gene encoding uncharacterized protein LOC104266792 isoform X2 — MADGLSMSMGGRVASIYKQNTKRRRFTTVVNDIENKKLNFLKKQLESDRVVETNRMKKINNKVLNASDELKAFQVALLRRITAVNEVGVFEDRPLRNLGRYGGASIEQIKAESLKYKRIRDPEKRRKIKSKILMEQGKRDGRIKSFNPGDLGDLTESILKLTKAEMAQRKEHVASDVGNLDDVREADDDENESPPNPPQRRLVLPPLQVSKPFKPNENYYRKISADVRKRMAGHTNQHRVLEKIREEGKYPRPTPGVSPQLRHTDYPITSLRHYPNDHRQYSEASYEWDHRKAVGPVKMSKHLNDGQKFWNQTDSLLRHKHPRRVVLPRIV; from the exons ATGGCGGATGGCTTGTCAATGTCAATGGGTGGACGGGTGGCGAGCATCTATAAACAGAACACGAAACGGAGGAGATTTACAACCGTGGTCAACgatattgaaaacaaaaaattaaatttcttgAAGAAACAACTTGAAAGTGACCGAGTGGTTGAAacaaacagaatgaaaaa GATAAACAACAAGGTATTGAATGCGAGCGACGAGCTGAAAGCTTTCCAAGTAGCTTTACTTCGTCGCATCACAGCCGTCAACGAAGTGGGCGTGTTCGAGGATCGACCACTTCGTAACCTTGGTAGATATGGCGGGGCAAGCATTGAACAAATCAAAGCTGAAAGcttgaaatataaaagaatCCGCGACCCCGAAAAAAGAAGGAAAATAAAGTCGAAGATTTTGATGGAACAG GGTAAACGCGATGGAAGAATCAAATCGTTCAACCCTGGTGACCTTGGCGATCTTACCGAAAGTATTTTAAAg CTTACTAAAGCGGAAATGGCGCAACGAAAAGAACACGTGGCAAGTGACGTAGGCAACCTTGATGACGTCAGGGAGGCTGACGATGACGAAAATGAG TCGCCCCCCAACCCCCCACAACGAAGGTTGGTACTCCCTCCACTACAAGTGTCAAAGCCATTCAAACCAAACGAAAATTATTATCGGAAAATATCGGCTGACGTCAGGAAACGCATGGCTGGTCACACCAATCAGCATCGAGTATTGGAAAAGATCAGAGAAGAAGGGAAAT ACCCCCGCCCCACGCCCGGTGTTTCCCCTCAACTGAGACACACCGACTACCCCATCACTTCATTACGTCATTATCCCAACGACCATAGACAGTACAGTGAGGCGAGTTACGAGTGGGACCATAGGAAAGCGGTGGGCCCGGTAAAGATGTCCAAACATCTGAACGACGGACAGAAGTTTTGGAACCAAACAGatagtttgttacgtcataaacaccCACGACGAGTGGTGTTACCGAGGATCGTGTAG